A region from the Ptychodera flava strain L36383 chromosome 12, AS_Pfla_20210202, whole genome shotgun sequence genome encodes:
- the LOC139146343 gene encoding CDP-diacylglycerol--inositol 3-phosphatidyltransferase-like: MSENVFLFVPNIIGYARIILNIISFWYMPTDYVLAIFCYLTSVLLDEFDGLAARVLNQSTKFGVMLDQLTDRAATMCLLVVLSHFYPKWMFLFQMLMTVDIVGHWLYVHSCNMIGMLSHKKIDASSNPVMHLYYTSRPFLSFMCIGNELCYSSLYVLNFTEGPSISFLFFSTGLWRLLFYICIPVAVVKSAISILHLIIASRNIAIVDVAERSKAREEQKHN, translated from the exons GTTACGCCAGAATCATTCTGAACATTATATCATTCTGGTACATGCCTACCGATTATGTTCTGGCCATATTTTGCTATTTGACAAGTGTTTTGCTCGATGAGTTTGATGGTCTTGCTGCCAGGGTTCTTAATCAGT CAACCAAGTTTGGTGTCATGCTTGATCAGCTCACAGACAGGGCAGCCACCATGTGTCTCCTGGTCGTCTTGTCTCATTTTTATCCGAAATGGATGTTTTTGTTCCAAATGCTCATGACAGTTGATATTGTCGGTCATTGGCTTTACGTACACAG TTGTAACATGATTGGAATGTTAAGCCATAAGAAAATCGATGCATCGAGCAATCCCGTCATGCATCTCTACTACACATCAAGG CCTTTTCTGTCTTTCATGTGTATTGGAAATGAGTTGTGTTATTCATCGTTGTATGTGTTGAACTTCACAGAGGGACCATCCA TTTCATTTCTCTTTTTCTCAACTGGACTGTGGAGACTGCTATTCTACATCTGCATCCCTGTTGCCGTGGTGAAGTCCGCCATCAGCATCCTTCATCTGATCATTGCGAGCCGAAACATCGCGATTGTCGACGTGGCAGAAAGATCTAAGGCAAGGGAAGAACAAAAGCATAATTAA